The following is a genomic window from Spirosoma foliorum.
AACGTGAGACCTAATCCCTTGATCGTTGTCCGTATGCCCGATTGTATGTCTTTGAAATATGACATTTTCTAAATGATTGAATGATAGAATGACTGAATGATTAAATAGCAATAGCATGCACTGCACCTTATTCAATCACTCTATCATTCGCTCATTCAAAATTAAATTGGCGGAAACCGTTCTGGGTCGGATTCGCTCATGAGTTCATAAACCGTTTCGATTACATCGTCAACGTTTGGCTTCGAGAAATAATCTCCATCTGAACCATATGGGGGCCGATGCGGCTTTGCCGCTAACGTGCGTGGTGCCGAGTCCAGATAACGATACGCGTTCTGACCATCAAGTACCTGCTGCATCATATAGGCAGAAGCGCCACCCGGCACATCTTCATCGGCAAAAAGAACCCGGTTCGTTTTTTTAATAGATTCAACAATTAGTTGATTCACATCGAAAGGTAAAAGTGTCTGTACATCGATGACTTCCACATTCACACCTAACGATACTAGCTGATTCGCAGCTTCCATCACAATCCGACACATCGACCCATAGGTTACAACCGTTATATCGGTACCCAAACGAAGTACTTCGGGAACCCCCAACGGTATGCAAAACTCGTCTAGGTTATTGGGTAACGATTCTTTAAGCCGATAGCCGTTCAAGGATTCAATGAGCAGCGCCGGGTCGTCGCCTTTGATAAGCGTGTTATAAAATCCTGCTGCCTGCGTCATATTGCGAGGCACCAGCACGTGTAATCCGCGTAAACTACCCAGCATAGCACTCATTGGTGAACCAGAATGCCAAATGCCTTCCAGTCGGTGGCCGCGCGTTCGGATAATAAGCGGGGCCTTCTGACCGCCTTTGGTGCGATAAAGTAGGGTTGCTAAATCGTCGGTGAGGGTTGCCAGCGTGTAATAAACATAATCGAAATACTGAATCTCGACAATTGGCCGCAAACCACGCATAGCTAAACCAATACCCTGACCAATAATGGTTGTTTCCCGAATACCCGTATCTGTAATGCGTGTTTCGCCAAACTTCTCCTGTAAACCGGCAAAGCCCTGATTTACGTCGCCAATTTTCCCAACATCTTCGCCCAAGGCTACAACACGAGGGTCTCGGGAAAACAAATTCTCAAAATAGCGTTGGAGAATCTGGTAGCCATCCAGGTATAAACTATCGTCAGAAAATGTGGCCGGAACTGCCTCTACCAGCATAGGTGAATCGGGCGACTCACTATATAAATGCGAGCTAAAGCGATCATAATTCTCGGCATTTGTACGATCTAACCAAGCTTTCAATCGCTGGTTGGCACCACCGGTATCGGTCCGTAGCAAACGGAGAGCCCTTTTAACAGCAGTTACCGCATCTCTACGAATTGGGCTAATTGTTTTGCGCAACTCTTCCCGAATTGCCATCAATTCGGCGGATTTCGAATTATGTCGAGCTGCTTGCTGAAGCAAATCAAGGGCTTCATTAAAATCACCCTTCAGCGAATCCTGAAATGCATTCCAGGATTTGATACGAGCTTGTTTTGTAATTTGTTTGGCTTCGGCCTCAATTACTTCCAACTCTTCATCAGAAGCATATCCATTCTCCAGAATCCATTCCCGAAAGACCCGATTGCAATCATACTCAGCCTCCCAATCCAGTCGGTCTTTCGATTTGTAGCGCTCGTGCGAACCCGATGTTGAATGTCCCTGTGGCTGGGTAAGTTCCTGTACATGAACTAGTACCGGGACGTGTTCTTCACGGCAAATATGGGCAGCCTGCTGATAGGTTTCGACCAATCCAACATAATCCCAGCCTTTTACCGTGAAAATTTCAATCCCTTTATCATTTCCATCACGCTGAAAGCCAGCCAGCGCTTTTGAAATACTCCCTTTTGTTGTCTGATACTCAACGGGCACCGAAATGCCGTAGCCATCGTCCCAAACCGACATCAGCAGTGGGACCTGTAATACGCCCGCTGCGTTGATCGTCTCCCAGAACATCCCTTGTGATGTCGATGCGTCGCCAACAGTCGCAAAAACGATTTCGTTGCCGTTGTGCGAAAAATTCGTTAGATAACTCAGTTCAGGATTATTCCGAAACAACTTAGATGCATAAGCCAGGCCCACTGAACGTGGAATTTGTCCGGCGGTAGGTGCAATATCACAAACAGAGTTATATAGTTCCGTTTGGTTTCGCCAAAGTCCCTGATCGTCGAGCCAACGCGTAGCATAGTGGCCATTCATGGAGCGGCCACCAGTATTGGGTTCGGCATCAAGGTCTGTATGCGCGTAAAGCTGGGCAAAAAATTCCGACCAGCGCAACTCGCCTAAAGCGGCAACAAACGTCTGGTCCCGGTAATAACCCGATCGGAAATCACCTCGATTAAAGGCTCGGGCAGCAGCTAACTGAGCGAGTTCTTTTCCATCGCCAAAAATGCCGAACTTAGCCCGGCCCCCCATAACATCACGACGACCTAGCAGACTCGCTTGACGACTTTCATACGCCAACCGGTAGTCCGACAGGATTTTTTCACGACTTAAAATATCAGTCGAGCGGAGTTGTTCGTTTGCTATCACAACAGAGCTACGGATTGAAATCGTCAAACAATCTATTAATCGATGAAGTGGTTGGAACCGAATACTTCGATTACCAAACGAAAGTAAAAGTAAGCTAAAACAAGACAGCTTTCAAAAAAACGATTTTTTGAGTTTCTTTGTTAACCGAACAACAACCTGCAAGAATTGGCAAAGTGTTTGCTATGATTGGGGTTTGTAAGGGGTAAGCATCTTAACAACCAAATCATAATTCCGTTTAGTCCAATGAAAAAGATTTTTTCACTTTTCGTAGCTTTATTTGTGTTAGTCGCAGTTAGCTACGCCCAGAAGGGAGTTCTGAAATTTGCGAAAGAAACGCACGATTTTGGCAAAGTTGAGCAGGGTAAACCAGTAACGTACGTATTTGAATTTAAGAATACAGGTACTGATCCGGTTGTGATCAATGATGCACAGGCATCTTGCGGCTGCACAAAACCAAGCTGGACTCGTGAACCAGTTATGCCAGGCAAAACAGGTACTGTATCGGCTACCTTCAACGCTGCCGCTGCTGGTCCATTCAACAAATCGGTAACGGTAACCAGCAACGCTGAAGCTGGCCAAACCGTTCTTTACCTGAAAGGTGAAGTAGTTTCGGCTGCCGCTGCTGCGGAAACAGCTGCGGCTCCTGCTGCTGCTCCAGCCGCTAAAGACAAGAAGAAATCTACAAAAACTTCACGCTAATCTACTGAAGGGTTAATAGTGTTGTCAAGAAAGGCATCTGGTAGTCTACCGGATGCTTTTTTTTGTGTTTAACGGCTCCATTCTCGAATCTTTAGACAGGCCACAAAATCAGCTTATTCTACTCCTCTCAGCATTAACTCTTAACATCCAATTTTCAGCGAGCATATTGCGTTAATACGTCATTTCAATTCGTTAGCCAGTATATGCTAAAACCGCCATCGGCCTGAATAATCAGGCCGATGGCGGTTTTATATGATGATAACTTACCTACGGTTTTGAAGTCGTTAAAGCCGTCAACCACGCTTTACAAGCGTCTGGCCAGGTATTGAGCGATCCAAATTTAGCCGTACGCATTCCGTAACCATGTCCACCAGTTGAGTACAAATGCATTTCGGCAGGGACTGAATTTTTCAAACAAGCCAGATAAAAACTAATGCTATTTTCAACTGGAACAGCTTTGTCATCTTCGGAATGTACCAGAAAGGTGGGCGGAGTCTGGGCTGTTACCTGCAACTCATTGGAATAATAAGCGACCAATTCTGGGGATGTATTTAGTTTACCCAGCAATTTATCGCGAGAGCCGGCGTGCGC
Proteins encoded in this region:
- a CDS encoding DUF1573 domain-containing protein, with protein sequence MKKIFSLFVALFVLVAVSYAQKGVLKFAKETHDFGKVEQGKPVTYVFEFKNTGTDPVVINDAQASCGCTKPSWTREPVMPGKTGTVSATFNAAAAGPFNKSVTVTSNAEAGQTVLYLKGEVVSAAAAAETAAAPAAAPAAKDKKKSTKTSR
- a CDS encoding alpha-ketoacid dehydrogenase subunit alpha/beta, yielding MIANEQLRSTDILSREKILSDYRLAYESRQASLLGRRDVMGGRAKFGIFGDGKELAQLAAARAFNRGDFRSGYYRDQTFVAALGELRWSEFFAQLYAHTDLDAEPNTGGRSMNGHYATRWLDDQGLWRNQTELYNSVCDIAPTAGQIPRSVGLAYASKLFRNNPELSYLTNFSHNGNEIVFATVGDASTSQGMFWETINAAGVLQVPLLMSVWDDGYGISVPVEYQTTKGSISKALAGFQRDGNDKGIEIFTVKGWDYVGLVETYQQAAHICREEHVPVLVHVQELTQPQGHSTSGSHERYKSKDRLDWEAEYDCNRVFREWILENGYASDEELEVIEAEAKQITKQARIKSWNAFQDSLKGDFNEALDLLQQAARHNSKSAELMAIREELRKTISPIRRDAVTAVKRALRLLRTDTGGANQRLKAWLDRTNAENYDRFSSHLYSESPDSPMLVEAVPATFSDDSLYLDGYQILQRYFENLFSRDPRVVALGEDVGKIGDVNQGFAGLQEKFGETRITDTGIRETTIIGQGIGLAMRGLRPIVEIQYFDYVYYTLATLTDDLATLLYRTKGGQKAPLIIRTRGHRLEGIWHSGSPMSAMLGSLRGLHVLVPRNMTQAAGFYNTLIKGDDPALLIESLNGYRLKESLPNNLDEFCIPLGVPEVLRLGTDITVVTYGSMCRIVMEAANQLVSLGVNVEVIDVQTLLPFDVNQLIVESIKKTNRVLFADEDVPGGASAYMMQQVLDGQNAYRYLDSAPRTLAAKPHRPPYGSDGDYFSKPNVDDVIETVYELMSESDPERFPPI